The Homalodisca vitripennis isolate AUS2020 chromosome 7, UT_GWSS_2.1, whole genome shotgun sequence DNA segment CTGCACTGGTCAGCCATGTTGAATATTTGAGAGTATATTAAATGAAGAAATCGCCAGGTTCCAGGCGGTTTCTAGTCGTTACACGAACTAATCCAGagttgtgcaaaatttcaagtgtctaGTGCACCAGGAATTGGGCCttactttgtataatttaagtaagtCATTAAAAAACACTCTGTATCTATCTAGTATTgacacttcgctaacgctcagccaattcccgatTTGGGGAACGGTTTGCCGGCTATCGGGCTCAGAAGAAAGGCCTGCAAaggtttaaaaatgcaaaatttcgAAATAGACCACTACACCTTGTATTACCATTTTACGTCCTTTTTTCAAcggaaataaatacaattttaagagaccttttaactaatatattatatctaattgCTTGAAATTACTCTCGAAAAACATCTCGCATTATGGTTTTCGACTCACCGTGCTATTTGGTACTGAAATAGTGTTTTATCACTAGAAATTTATAGATTGCCGGTTTTGTTGCAGcctttaaataacagtttactaGGAAAGTTTTCACACGTGGTTAAGTTTATTGCGGACAAATAAAAAACCCAATTCAATATtttcgagttatatttttgtaaataaataaggtatTATCTCTCCTATTCCTTTTGTGTTCGTAGTATtcggtataaaaatttaaactcattaaaaaaaacacacttaaaataTCCTAATATTCAGCACTTAAAAGGTCACAATTAGTTCCACACAAATATACTTAGATACATTGTATCGGTGGATTTTCACATTGctttttttcaagtaatattataaacagcCCCTTGTaagatattacataaattattattttttagatacagtcctttaactctttgaaatattaatattgaaatatattgctCAAGTTTTCATATAGAATTTCaccatttatgtaatatatgtagCCGTTGCATAGATTTACACTAACTACAAAATTATACGCTCATATTATTCAGGTAATGCCACTTTTCTGGACCTTAGTATAAACTGAACAGTGGTGAATAGAAGTTATTCAAGAGAGGTGGTAGGTCGCTAAACAGAAATGTCTTTGGTAAAGGGGTAAAGCAAATGTTAAGGTGGATGGCGTCAGGTAGTCATGCGACCGTCGACCGGGGTACCGCTATGTCTGGGCTGGACAATGGACACCTCCTGCACGGATACCCTTGAGGATCAACCGTTTGACATTTCTCGGACTCGCTAGTTAGCGCCGTCCCTTGTATTATAAGCCGCAAAAACATTATTGACTTATTGCCTGCCGGCAGGGTGTCACGGCGAAGACAGTTGTAGGATTCCGAAAATATTGGTCCTGTACGGGAATTTCCTGCTTCTTCTCCAATGTTTACTGCTGGatgcttacatttaaagattGGTTTATAAGGGAGCTTCTACAATTTCTCAATTAAGGAAATCGttgtaaattcatatttcaaatatttaaagggAATAAggtagatacaaaataaaaagttcatacaAGCACATgcgtataacataaaatatatttacaaattaatctatgcaatataaatgtgaatacaATTTTGTCCGTATCAAGCCATAACTATAcgatacatacaatattttattaataaaaaagatacaaaactgcccttattgataatttttattcttcagtCACCAACCagaacctaaaacaaaagccaaaaACTGTTAGTCTCATTATATCTACATGTTTTACAACTGTTGCATGTTGTTATATTCTGCGTTACTGCACTTTAGTaagatattatgttttagttgGGCCCAAAACAGTTCTAACTACATATactatattcaattaataatagtGTAAGCATACACAaatccaacattttaaattaaacttcatatcATTTTCAGCTGTAAAAGTCTATTTCTCTGTTTTTACGGTTGCAAACTAAATATACAGTTGATTTCACAGAAATTATAATTGCCGTAATATTAtctatatctaatttaatttaggtCTCTTACCGCAATGCATACGCAGTGGGGATTCAGTTGGCAGTCTCACACGCGTCTATCCAATCATTGTAGACGTCAATAGGCTCTGTCAAGAAGTGGATGGTTGTCTGGAAGTCCTCGAAACAAACTCGACACGCTATCCTCCCAGATCTACGTCCTCTATCCCTAAGAACGGACAGTACATAAGTTACATATATTAACATGGAACATATTCAACACAGGCCTACTAAGCTAAAATCCAGAAAGCctttgttttgaaaaaacaaatacatttttaaattttaggcaaACGAGAATCGCAATTGCGTTTTGGAACTGGTCgtcttttttctaataaaatagaaacgataattatagaaagttattgacatctatttttaaaaatatatacttttattgtttctataGAAATAATCCAGTAcgcttaattttgttttatggtgACACAACCAATAATGTGATTCACTGGATTTCTATGTATGTTTGTTTGAGAAATGCCAGCCACATGTTCAGTTACATGCAAATTATTGGAAAAAGAtcgtatatactttaaatatcttGGACGCGCTAAATACTAACTAGAGTACAATATCATATAGAGCAACAAACTAATGGCAACACTTACATCGTCACATCACACGATCCCTCGTGATTGCAGAATGGGCAGTTGAACTCTACTGGCAAGGGCACAACCGCCTTTCTTTTTGGAGGAGGCTTTCTGTTACTCTTGCGTCGGCCCATGATGACACACTGccttataattctataaaaacactgtaaaaactACACTCTTAAAATAACAAGATATCTTTAAAGCGTACACTTTCTTTAAAACGAGAACGCTACTCAACCACTGTCACCTGGATACTGACAAACGGGCAACTGACGGGGTCTGGGTCCAACCGCCTCAGGTAGAAAGCGGTCATCCCCGGTCACAGTAGTGGGGATGGCTAGAGGTAGGTTCCCCCACCACTATCACAAAGAACGGTCTGCAATTTGAAGTGATGAGTTCAGcgattatattttaactttcctctcatttttttttttaatcaatattatataaatgtttcaacttGGGAGAAAAGACTGCGCCGTTTAGCACTTTTAAGAATTTGCTACTTTTAAGCGTCTATGCTACGATGCCTCCAGGCCCCTTAAGTGACGTGTTATCAAATTTCTGCTTGAATAATAATTTGGTGATAAGTTAAGTCCAAGATTAGATTATGCCAGGGAGTTAACTTTCACGATTTTCCAGCCTTAacgaaaatttttactttgaagcCGTTTTGTGACGTAACCGTAAGAGATACGAAAAAAAGTGACTGGTTctttcttgtagaaaatttaattctgtctttcgattCTGCTGTTGGTTTTGAGGTCCGACCTCTTGTTTGACCGTTAAAGAGCTTACGAGAATAAGCTGCACTGGTCAGCCATGTTGAATATTTGAGAGTATATTAAATGAAGAAATCGCCAGGTTCCAGGCGGTTTCTAGTCGTTACACGAACTAATCCAGagttgtgcaaaatttcaagtgtctaGTGCACCAGGAATTGGGCCttactttgtataatttaagtaagtCATTAAAAAACACTCTGTATCTATCTAGTATTgacacttcgctaacgctcagccaattcccgatTTGGGGAACGGTTTGCCGGCTATCGGGCTCAGAAGAAAGGCCTGCAAaggtttaaaaatgcaaaatttcgAAATAGACCACTACACCTTGTATTACCATTTTACGTCCTTTTTTCAAcggaaataaatacaattttaagagaccttttaactaatatattatatctaattgCTTGAAATTACTCTCGAAAAACATCTCGCATTATGGTTTTCGACTCACCGTGCTATTTGGTACTGAAATAGTGTTTTATCACTAGAAATTTATAGATTGCCGGTTTTGTTGCAGcctttaaataacagtttactaGGAAAGTTTTCACACGTGGTTAAGTTTATTGCGGACAAATAAAAAACCCAATTCAATATtttcgagttatatttttgtaaataaataaggtatTATCTCTCCTATTCCTTTTGTGTTCGTAGTATtcggtataaaaatttaaactcattaaaaaaacacacttaaaataTCCTAATATTCAGCACTTAAAAGGTCACAATTAGTTCCACACAAATATACTTAGATACATTGTATCGGTGGATTTTCACATTGct contains these protein-coding regions:
- the LOC124366122 gene encoding transcription elongation factor 1 homolog; its protein translation is MGRRKSNRKPPPKRKAVVPLPVEFNCPFCNHEGSCDVTMDRGRRSGRIACRVCFEDFQTTIHFLTEPIDVYNDWIDACETAN